A segment of the Filifactor alocis ATCC 35896 genome:
ATTCGGATCGCTTCAAAAAACAAAGAGGACTTACTTCCCGATAAGCCCTCACGACAGCCTGCAAGCGAGAGATTTTGACAGGGAGAACCGAATGTGATGATATGAACCGGGGTGATTTCGCCTCCCTTGATTTTAGTGATGTCTCCGAGGTGTTCCATGTTCGGAAAATGCCGTTTTGTAATCGACATCGGTACTTTTTCTATTTCGCTTGCCCATACCGGAACGATATGGCAGCGGGAAGCGGCCAAAGGAAATACCCCGATTCCGTCAAAGAGACTTCCCAGCTTAATGTTCCTCATTGGCATCTTGTCCCTGCTTTTTGATGGTCATAATTCCCTCCAAGGTTGTAGCGGTAATTTTCAGTCTTTGTGCAATAGCAATTTCGTTTTTCACCCCCTCATCTATCTCTTTTCCGCAAACGACAAGTACATGGCAGCGTTTCAAAAGATCTCTGCTCATATCTATCCCGTCCTTATGTTCGGCAGGGATTTCATCTCGAATAAAATAGGGGAGAAAAAGCGGAGGGCAGATTGGAAAATATCCCGCCTCATACACTGTTCTGCAATAGTTTGTCATTTCCGTTTGCTGCTGTATGTTTCCTTTTTCCAAAGCACAGCTGATATATGCTAGTGGTCGTTTCATCGTTCCATACTCCTTTCCATTGTTTTCTGAATTTCATTTTTTCCTTTTGATAACAGTTTTTGCAGATAGAGGTTGTAGTCTTTGCCGCATTCTTTCGGACACGGTTTATGGATAAGCGTTAACACCTGCCCGCTCAAACTTGGATCTTCCTGAATACATTTTCTGATTTTTTCCATTCCCATGATTCCGGCTTCGTCATTATCAAGGCACAAAACAACACTTCGGACTTGCGGATTTTTCTTGAGAAAATGCAAAAGTGCAAGTGGCGCCGTTCCGCTTAGGGAGAGATAATGACGATCCTTATAATTTTCTCCAAGAAACAGTTTGATGCTTGCCCTGGACATGGCATCAATCGGACTTTCAAATACTTCCAACAGGGAACAATCTTTGCTTTCTGCCGGAATATGAAATCCATATCGTTTGTCACTGCCTGAAATATCCAACTTAAAATGGCTCGCTGTTCCTCTAAGGCTTGCAAACCGCGCCTTATTGTTTTCGTCTTTTCCCACAAAGACACAGTTATGATGTTTTTTGCTCTCATACAGGGTTCCTACCCTGATACAGCTTCCAATCACCTCCTCATGAATCCCTCTGCTTTTCAGATAAGAGCGAACTCTGCTTACGGAAGATGCGGCTTCCGGCAAAAGAAACGGTTTTTTCACTTCTTCCCGATTTTCTTTTTTCTCTACCGGCTGAAACAAGGAAGGAGAAGGGGTTCCCTGACATAAGTGGTTTACCGCTGTTATAAAGTCCTCTCCGCGCACCTTGATCAGATAATCAAGAGCACTTCTTCCGCCAATATTTCTACTGAACCAATGCCATTTCCCATTGCTAATCACAAGACTGTCATGGGTTTTAGTTCGATATTCTTCC
Coding sequences within it:
- a CDS encoding DUF7768 domain-containing protein, with translation MKRPLAYISCALEKGNIQQQTEMTNYCRTVYEAGYFPICPPLFLPYFIRDEIPAEHKDGIDMSRDLLKRCHVLVVCGKEIDEGVKNEIAIAQRLKITATTLEGIMTIKKQGQDANEEH
- a CDS encoding DUF3991 and TOPRIM domain-containing protein; translation: MPGVTKQQIAKAKEWDLLSYLMVHEPEELKKSGPEEYRTKTHDSLVISNGKWHWFSRNIGGRSALDYLIKVRGEDFITAVNHLCQGTPSPSLFQPVEKKENREEVKKPFLLPEAASSVSRVRSYLKSRGIHEEVIGSCIRVGTLYESKKHHNCVFVGKDENNKARFASLRGTASHFKLDISGSDKRYGFHIPAESKDCSLLEVFESPIDAMSRASIKLFLGENYKDRHYLSLSGTAPLALLHFLKKNPQVRSVVLCLDNDEAGIMGMEKIRKCIQEDPSLSGQVLTLIHKPCPKECGKDYNLYLQKLLSKGKNEIQKTMERSMER